From the genome of Ziziphus jujuba cultivar Dongzao chromosome 6, ASM3175591v1, one region includes:
- the LOC112488917 gene encoding disease resistance protein RML1B isoform X1 gives MVLYSGILSLSPRFCFPNSYMGSTVLFNTAHNSACLFRNKRSRNRTIHNQYSGFHKKLRPGLSNILYKVPNKVTNLVASSSSSYSTCQDKYEVFLSFRGEDTRDGFIGHLYNALCQKHILTFKDDENLESGHKISEIMEAIKESKICIIVFSKDFASSTWCLDEVVRILDCKRYGNDIIIPIFYGIEPSIVRKQDGSYAEAFNKHEQRFKNKMDKVQQWRDALKEVTNLSGYDSKNFRPEYKFIDKVVEDILLKLSKYPSTYDHSKQGLVGIKNQIKEVEGLLGIGSMDVRIIGLYGMGGIGKTTLAEAVFQNLYHHFESHCFLRIDREEFHLREKLVRELLKDKTDNLSMESPSIQDRLRRTKVLIVLDDLDDVTSQFDNLLSMYKFGGGSRIIVTSRDVQVLRTVADQVYEVKRLNDFEALELFHLHAFKQNSDLARDYATLSEKMANYTDGNPLALKVLGSSLYSKSIKDWESALEELQSEPNKNIEKVLRISFDQLGRKDKKGYTAIQDAFLDIACYFLGEVDREFVESIIDRGGASKKISDLIDKCLIIEGQNGLSMHSLIRQMGQTIVCDESKEPGNRTRLWKAKDISRVLAKNTGSYEIEGILLDQSELENDVHVKSTAFSKMNNLRFLKMHCDKRFGWKGILLRKLGLSRPHKKESCKIIYLPPEGLESFDSNELRYFQWDSYRFKDLPSDFRVENVVELVMRESQLVELNWDEEQVPVKLKKLDLRYSEHLIRFPNLSGAINLERINLEGCKNLVEIPSFFKDLHKLKYLNLSDCDKLEGGIENLPLNIRDLKLRGTAIKSLPECIWKMKYLKEMDISRCQKLEKLPEIPEDCTSSSLGYLNITGCGRLKTIPELPPCLSHIEAECCTSLETISSWTWRTPTAKKERRYVYKVNHSLKLDIHTGNHEIADYGGTLAAQDVVVKKRHYIYNFSRCLKLDSNSRNQVIADRSRTLIAQDLDDISYLETVYPGDEIPEWFSHKTDRGNSVDIQLPPNWFNVTDTRFDFIFCIVFVYSSSTVAETRFELNFKTNNINSDDDCVYNYDGGWLPHTGSKDEDHVLIRCTGFDLESAFGAKWSSICSNFTQVSIRVFVEGKDVKWEIKKCGFKLLHGQGASKRQLDDDPNIKFQEEMKNLETQPTVSFELDDMFKFIWFVMHALVKLLSFSVSGGKALSVN, from the exons ATGGTGCTGTACTCTGGTATACTTTCTTTGTCACCAAGATTTTGCTTCCCCAACTCGTACATGGGTTCTACAGTACTCTTCAATACTGCGCACAACTCCGCATGCCTATTTCGTAATAAACGAAGCCGTAACCGAACCATACACAATCA GTATTCAggctttcataaaaaattaaggCCTGGCTTAAGCAATATTCTATATAAGGTCCCCAACAAG GTTACAAACTTGGttgcttcatcatcatcatcatattctACTTGTCAAGATAAGTATGAAGTGTTTCTCAGTTTCAGAGGTGAGGACACCCGTGATGGCTTTATTGGACATCTTTATAATGCTTTGTGTCAAAAGCATATCCTGACCTTCAAAGATGACGAAAACCTAGAAAGTGGCCATAAGATTTCAGAAATTATGGAGGCCATTAAGGAATCTAAGATTTGCATAATAGTTTTTTCCAAAGACTTTGCTTCTTCgacatggtgtttggatgagGTGGTTCGCATACTTGATTGCAAAAGATATGGCAACGATATCATAATACCCATTTTTTACGGCATAGAGCCATCCATTGTACGCAAACAGGATGGGAGTTATGCAGAAGCATTTAACAAACATGAACAACGTTTCAAGAACAAAATGGACAAGGTGCAGCAATGGAGGGATGCTCTCAAGGAAGTGACCAATCTCAGCGGCTATGATTCAAAGAATTTTAG GCCCGAATACAAGTTTATTGATAAAGTTGTTGAAGATATCTTGTTGAAATTGTCTAAATACCCATCAACGTATGATCATTCCAAGCAGGGCTTGGTTGGAATTAAAAATCAGATCAAAGAAGTTGAAGGATTATTAGGCATTGGCTCAATGGATGTTCGTATCATTGGTCTTTATGGCATGGGGGGTATTGGAAAGACCACCCTTGCTGAGGCTGTATTTCAAAACTTATACCATCATTTCGAAAGTCATTGCTTTCTTCGCATTGATAGAGAAGAATTTCATTTGAGAGAGAAACTTGTTCGTGAATTGTTAAAGGATAAAACAGACAATCTAAGCATGGAATCCCCAAGTATTCAAGACAGACTCAGACGTACAAAGGTCCTTATTGTCTTGGATGATTTGGATGATGTGACATCCCAATTTGACAACTTATTATCTATGTACAAGTTTGGTGGTGGAAGTAGAATCATTGTAACATCTAGAGATGTGCAGGTGCTTAGGACAGTGGCTGATCAAGTTTATGAGGTTAAGAGGTTAAATGACTTTGAAGCTCTTGAGCTCTTCCATTTGCATGCTTTTAAGCAAAATTCGGATCTTGCAAGAGATTATGCTACTTTATCAGAAAAAATGGCAAATTACACCGATGGTAATCCATTAGCTCTTAAAGTCTTGGGTTCTTCTCTTTACTCCAAGAGCATAAAAGATTGGGAAAGTGCATTGGAGGAGCTGCAAAGTGAACCAAACAAAAACATTGAAAAAGTGTTGAGAATAAGTTTTGACCAATTAGGgagaaaagacaaaaaaggcTACACAGCCATCCAGGATGCTTTTCTTGACATTGCATGCTATTTTCTTGGTGAAGTTGATAGAGAATTTGTTGAAAGCATAATAGATCGAGGTGGTGCTTCCAAAAAAATAAGCGATCTTATTGATAAGTGCTTAATAATTGAAGGTCAAAATGGACTGTCCATGCATTCTTTAATACGACAGATGGGTCAGACTATTGTTTGTGATGAAAGCAAAGAACCTGGAAATCGTACTAGGCTGTGGAAGGCTAAGGATATTTCTCGTGTATTGGCGAAAAATACG GGAAGCTATGAAATTGAAGGCATATTATTGGATCAATCTGAACTGGAAAATGATGTACATGTGAAATCTACAGCATTCTCAAAAATGAACAATCTGCGATTCCTTAAAATGCATTGTGACAAAAGATTTGGTTGGAAAGGCATACTGTTAAGAAAACTAGGATTGTCTAGGCCGCACAAAAAGGAATcatgcaaaattatatatctccCACCTGAAGGTCTTGAGTCATTTGATTCTAATGAGCTAAGATATTTTCAGTGGGATTCATACCGTTTTAAAGATTTGCCATCAGATTTCAGGGTAGAGAATGTTGTTGAACTTGTAATGCGTGAGAGCCAACTAGTGGAGCTAAATTGGGATGAGGAGCAG GTCCCTGTGAAGTTAAAGAAGTTGGATCTTAGATATTCAGAGCACCTTATTCGATTCCCAAACTTGAGTGGGGCTATAAATCTTGAACGTATAAATCTTGAAGGTTGTAAAAATTTGGTTGAAATTCCTTCATTTTTTAAGGATCTCCACAAGCTTAAGTATCTAAATCTGAGTGATTGTGACAAGCTGGAAGGTGGCATAGAAAACCTTCCATTGAATATAAGGGATTTAAAATTGCGTGGGACAGCAATTAAAAGTCTACCGGAATGCATTTGGAAGATGAAATATCTCAAGGAGATGGATATTTCTCGTTGCCAAAAGCTGGAAAAGCTTCCAGAAATCCCGGAGGATTGTACAAGTTCATCTCTTGGATATTTGAATATAACCGGTTGTGGGAGATTGAAAACAATACCAGAGCTTCCACCATGTTTATCTCATATCGAAGCAGAGTGTTGCACCTCACTGGAGACAATATCAAGTTGGACTTGGAGGACTCCGActgcaaaaaaagaaagacgTTACGTTTATAAAGTGAACCATAGTCTAAAATTGGATATCCACACAGGCAACCACGAAATTGCTGATTACGGTGGAACTTTGGCTGCTCAGGATGTAGTTGTAAAAAAAAGACattacatttataattttagcCGTTGTCTAAAATTGGATAGCAACTCACGCAACCAAGTAATTGCTGATCGCAGTAGAACTTTGATTGCTCAGGATCtggat GATATTTCATATCTTGAAACGGTGTATCCAGGAGATGAGATTCCAGAGTGGTTCAGCCATAAAACGGATCGTGGGAACTCAGTCGATATCCAGCTTCCTCCAAATTGGTTTAATGTTACTGATACCCGCTTCGATTTTATCTTTTGCATTGTTTTTGTGTATAGTTCTTCTACAGTAGCTGAGACCCGATTCGAATTGAATTTCAAAACCAACAACATTAACAGTGATGATGACTGTGTTTATAATTATGATGGTGGTTGGTTGCCTCATACTGGAAGTAAAGATGAAGATCACGTCTTAATTAGGTGCACAGGGTTCGATTTGGAAAGTGCATTTGGGGCAAAGTGGTCCTCTATTTGTAGCAACTTCACCCAAGTTTCTATCCGTGTGTTTGTAGAGGGAAAAGATGTGAAATGGGAGATCAAAAAGTGTGGGTTTAAGTTGTTACATGGGCAGGGTGCAAGTAAAAGACAGTTGGATGATGATCCTAACATCAAATTCCAAGAAGAG ATGAAGAATCTTGAAACCCAGCCGACAGTTAGTTTTGAATTGGATGATATGTTTAAATTTATCTGGTTTGTCATGCATGCCCTTGTCAAGCTactctctttctctgtttctGGTGGTAAAGCTTTATCGGTAAATTGa
- the LOC112488917 gene encoding disease resistance protein RUN1 isoform X2: MVLYSGILSLSPRFCFPNSYMGSTVLFNTAHNSACLFRNKRSRNRTIHNQYSGFHKKLRPGLSNILYKVPNKVTNLVASSSSSYSTCQDKYEVFLSFRGEDTRDGFIGHLYNALCQKHILTFKDDENLESGHKISEIMEAIKESKICIIVFSKDFASSTWCLDEVVRILDCKRYGNDIIIPIFYGIEPSIVRKQDGSYAEAFNKHEQRFKNKMDKVQQWRDALKEVTNLSGYDSKNFRPEYKFIDKVVEDILLKLSKYPSTYDHSKQGLVGIKNQIKEVEGLLGIGSMDVRIIGLYGMGGIGKTTLAEAVFQNLYHHFESHCFLRIDREEFHLREKLVRELLKDKTDNLSMESPSIQDRLRRTKVLIVLDDLDDVTSQFDNLLSMYKFGGGSRIIVTSRDVQVLRTVADQVYEVKRLNDFEALELFHLHAFKQNSDLARDYATLSEKMANYTDGNPLALKVLGSSLYSKSIKDWESALEELQSEPNKNIEKVLRISFDQLGRKDKKGYTAIQDAFLDIACYFLGEVDREFVESIIDRGGASKKISDLIDKCLIIEGQNGLSMHSLIRQMGQTIVCDESKEPGNRTRLWKAKDISRVLAKNTGSYEIEGILLDQSELENDVHVKSTAFSKMNNLRFLKMHCDKRFGWKGILLRKLGLSRPHKKESCKIIYLPPEGLESFDSNELRYFQWDSYRFKDLPSDFRVENVVELVMRESQLVELNWDEEQVPVKLKKLDLRYSEHLIRFPNLSGAINLERINLEGCKNLVEIPSFFKDLHKLKYLNLSDCDKLEGGIENLPLNIRDLKLRGTAIKSLPECIWKMKYLKEMDISRCQKLEKLPEIPEDCTSSSLGYLNITGCGRLKTIPELPPCLSHIEAECCTSLETISSWTWRTPTAKKERRYVYKVNHSLKLDIHTGNHEIADYGGTLAAQDVVVKKRHYIYNFSRCLKLDSNSRNQVIADRSRTLIAQDLDDISYLETVYPGDEIPEWFSHKTDRGNSVDIQLPPNWFNVTDTRFDFIFCIVFVYSSSTVAETRFELNFKTNNINSDDDCVYNYDGGWLPHTGSKDEDHVLIRCTGFDLESAFGAKWSSICSNFTQVSIRVFVEGKDVKWEIKKCGFKLLHGQGASKRQLDDDPNIKFQEEMKNLETQPTVSFELDDMFKFI, from the exons ATGGTGCTGTACTCTGGTATACTTTCTTTGTCACCAAGATTTTGCTTCCCCAACTCGTACATGGGTTCTACAGTACTCTTCAATACTGCGCACAACTCCGCATGCCTATTTCGTAATAAACGAAGCCGTAACCGAACCATACACAATCA GTATTCAggctttcataaaaaattaaggCCTGGCTTAAGCAATATTCTATATAAGGTCCCCAACAAG GTTACAAACTTGGttgcttcatcatcatcatcatattctACTTGTCAAGATAAGTATGAAGTGTTTCTCAGTTTCAGAGGTGAGGACACCCGTGATGGCTTTATTGGACATCTTTATAATGCTTTGTGTCAAAAGCATATCCTGACCTTCAAAGATGACGAAAACCTAGAAAGTGGCCATAAGATTTCAGAAATTATGGAGGCCATTAAGGAATCTAAGATTTGCATAATAGTTTTTTCCAAAGACTTTGCTTCTTCgacatggtgtttggatgagGTGGTTCGCATACTTGATTGCAAAAGATATGGCAACGATATCATAATACCCATTTTTTACGGCATAGAGCCATCCATTGTACGCAAACAGGATGGGAGTTATGCAGAAGCATTTAACAAACATGAACAACGTTTCAAGAACAAAATGGACAAGGTGCAGCAATGGAGGGATGCTCTCAAGGAAGTGACCAATCTCAGCGGCTATGATTCAAAGAATTTTAG GCCCGAATACAAGTTTATTGATAAAGTTGTTGAAGATATCTTGTTGAAATTGTCTAAATACCCATCAACGTATGATCATTCCAAGCAGGGCTTGGTTGGAATTAAAAATCAGATCAAAGAAGTTGAAGGATTATTAGGCATTGGCTCAATGGATGTTCGTATCATTGGTCTTTATGGCATGGGGGGTATTGGAAAGACCACCCTTGCTGAGGCTGTATTTCAAAACTTATACCATCATTTCGAAAGTCATTGCTTTCTTCGCATTGATAGAGAAGAATTTCATTTGAGAGAGAAACTTGTTCGTGAATTGTTAAAGGATAAAACAGACAATCTAAGCATGGAATCCCCAAGTATTCAAGACAGACTCAGACGTACAAAGGTCCTTATTGTCTTGGATGATTTGGATGATGTGACATCCCAATTTGACAACTTATTATCTATGTACAAGTTTGGTGGTGGAAGTAGAATCATTGTAACATCTAGAGATGTGCAGGTGCTTAGGACAGTGGCTGATCAAGTTTATGAGGTTAAGAGGTTAAATGACTTTGAAGCTCTTGAGCTCTTCCATTTGCATGCTTTTAAGCAAAATTCGGATCTTGCAAGAGATTATGCTACTTTATCAGAAAAAATGGCAAATTACACCGATGGTAATCCATTAGCTCTTAAAGTCTTGGGTTCTTCTCTTTACTCCAAGAGCATAAAAGATTGGGAAAGTGCATTGGAGGAGCTGCAAAGTGAACCAAACAAAAACATTGAAAAAGTGTTGAGAATAAGTTTTGACCAATTAGGgagaaaagacaaaaaaggcTACACAGCCATCCAGGATGCTTTTCTTGACATTGCATGCTATTTTCTTGGTGAAGTTGATAGAGAATTTGTTGAAAGCATAATAGATCGAGGTGGTGCTTCCAAAAAAATAAGCGATCTTATTGATAAGTGCTTAATAATTGAAGGTCAAAATGGACTGTCCATGCATTCTTTAATACGACAGATGGGTCAGACTATTGTTTGTGATGAAAGCAAAGAACCTGGAAATCGTACTAGGCTGTGGAAGGCTAAGGATATTTCTCGTGTATTGGCGAAAAATACG GGAAGCTATGAAATTGAAGGCATATTATTGGATCAATCTGAACTGGAAAATGATGTACATGTGAAATCTACAGCATTCTCAAAAATGAACAATCTGCGATTCCTTAAAATGCATTGTGACAAAAGATTTGGTTGGAAAGGCATACTGTTAAGAAAACTAGGATTGTCTAGGCCGCACAAAAAGGAATcatgcaaaattatatatctccCACCTGAAGGTCTTGAGTCATTTGATTCTAATGAGCTAAGATATTTTCAGTGGGATTCATACCGTTTTAAAGATTTGCCATCAGATTTCAGGGTAGAGAATGTTGTTGAACTTGTAATGCGTGAGAGCCAACTAGTGGAGCTAAATTGGGATGAGGAGCAG GTCCCTGTGAAGTTAAAGAAGTTGGATCTTAGATATTCAGAGCACCTTATTCGATTCCCAAACTTGAGTGGGGCTATAAATCTTGAACGTATAAATCTTGAAGGTTGTAAAAATTTGGTTGAAATTCCTTCATTTTTTAAGGATCTCCACAAGCTTAAGTATCTAAATCTGAGTGATTGTGACAAGCTGGAAGGTGGCATAGAAAACCTTCCATTGAATATAAGGGATTTAAAATTGCGTGGGACAGCAATTAAAAGTCTACCGGAATGCATTTGGAAGATGAAATATCTCAAGGAGATGGATATTTCTCGTTGCCAAAAGCTGGAAAAGCTTCCAGAAATCCCGGAGGATTGTACAAGTTCATCTCTTGGATATTTGAATATAACCGGTTGTGGGAGATTGAAAACAATACCAGAGCTTCCACCATGTTTATCTCATATCGAAGCAGAGTGTTGCACCTCACTGGAGACAATATCAAGTTGGACTTGGAGGACTCCGActgcaaaaaaagaaagacgTTACGTTTATAAAGTGAACCATAGTCTAAAATTGGATATCCACACAGGCAACCACGAAATTGCTGATTACGGTGGAACTTTGGCTGCTCAGGATGTAGTTGTAAAAAAAAGACattacatttataattttagcCGTTGTCTAAAATTGGATAGCAACTCACGCAACCAAGTAATTGCTGATCGCAGTAGAACTTTGATTGCTCAGGATCtggat GATATTTCATATCTTGAAACGGTGTATCCAGGAGATGAGATTCCAGAGTGGTTCAGCCATAAAACGGATCGTGGGAACTCAGTCGATATCCAGCTTCCTCCAAATTGGTTTAATGTTACTGATACCCGCTTCGATTTTATCTTTTGCATTGTTTTTGTGTATAGTTCTTCTACAGTAGCTGAGACCCGATTCGAATTGAATTTCAAAACCAACAACATTAACAGTGATGATGACTGTGTTTATAATTATGATGGTGGTTGGTTGCCTCATACTGGAAGTAAAGATGAAGATCACGTCTTAATTAGGTGCACAGGGTTCGATTTGGAAAGTGCATTTGGGGCAAAGTGGTCCTCTATTTGTAGCAACTTCACCCAAGTTTCTATCCGTGTGTTTGTAGAGGGAAAAGATGTGAAATGGGAGATCAAAAAGTGTGGGTTTAAGTTGTTACATGGGCAGGGTGCAAGTAAAAGACAGTTGGATGATGATCCTAACATCAAATTCCAAGAAGAG ATGAAGAATCTTGAAACCCAGCCGACAGTTAGTTTTGAATTGGATGATATGTTTAAATTTATCTG A